A single genomic interval of Lewinellaceae bacterium harbors:
- a CDS encoding TonB-dependent receptor, with product MQGTIEDPNGETLIGANVLAVHQPSGTVYGTSTDIEGNYRIPNMRVGGPYKVTVTYTGFTEKAFEGIFLRLGESQRLDITLEESAIELETIQVTASAGLTGSNSGASTQITSDDIDAMPTLNRDVNDYLRLTPQATRFGDGISFAGINNRYNAIYIDGAVNNDVFGLASSGTNGGQTGIAPFSIDIIDQLQVVLSPYDVTLGGFAGGGINAVTKSGTNRFAGTAYYFFQNEGLVGKTNTTLTNRLGTDQEKVPEFTQSTYGASLGGPIIKDKVFFFVNAEIQDDQTPVPFQLENYTGQDNRASVADLENLRNFTRNTYGYDPGSFGSTVDELQGLKLFGKIDINLNESHRLTLRHQYTKAEQYDRNAGSSNSINYSNNGVFFPSNTNSSALELNSRFSDKLSNNLIIGFTAVRDDRDPLSADFPYVIINDQNNGQIFMGSEQFSTANDLSQDIFTITDNFKIYNGNHTITIGTHNEFYSIYNLFIGQNYGTYRFASIDDFINGAPAIEYDRSYSLVDDLTGDGSKAAADFNAMQLGLYAQDEWAVNKRFTLTAGLRLDLPVITSDPAEDTNFNDVALPKMQAAYEVAKNVEAGKAPDGQLMFSPRLGFDYDLSGNRSTVLRGGLGVFTSRIPFVWPGAMFTNNGLTIGRVDERNIAQVNFIPDIQKQYTNPDFAIPSGQIDLFTKDFKYPQVFRTNLAIDHELPGGILASLEGLYTKTLNNVVYTNINSDPTVDFTWTGSPDNRPVYGRDNLDNTYGAGVYVGSNTSEGYTYTVTASLEKNFPFGLNAFLAYTYGDAEAVTEGTSSQNSSQWRGQNNIRGRNFPLYGRSDFSLGHRVVSSLSYKLRWNAEENAATTFALFFNGQSGQAFSYVISGSNARNLNNETGSTSRNRSLAFVPASADQINLVDYTLSNGTVVTAAQQWANLDAFIKDDSYLKDKRGDYAEKNGARAPFTGIFDFAIRQDFGINAGGNTHKLQLSLDIFNFANLLNSDWGVIYGIPGDFQNYDWYQFEGYEADGTTPRFTYRDSDTGKDAFDILDRSSRWRMRLGVRYIFN from the coding sequence ATGCAGGGTACAATCGAAGACCCTAACGGAGAAACCCTGATCGGAGCCAACGTCCTTGCCGTACACCAACCTTCCGGGACGGTATATGGCACTTCTACTGACATTGAAGGCAACTACCGCATCCCCAACATGCGGGTTGGCGGCCCCTACAAGGTTACGGTGACTTATACCGGTTTCACCGAAAAAGCTTTCGAAGGTATCTTTTTGCGCCTCGGTGAATCGCAGAGACTAGACATTACTCTGGAGGAATCGGCTATAGAGCTGGAAACGATTCAGGTGACTGCATCTGCTGGCCTTACGGGGTCCAACTCCGGCGCCAGCACACAGATCACTTCCGATGACATCGACGCTATGCCTACCCTGAACCGGGATGTTAACGACTACCTGCGTTTGACCCCCCAGGCCACTCGTTTTGGCGACGGCATCTCTTTTGCCGGCATCAACAACCGCTACAACGCCATTTATATCGACGGAGCGGTCAACAACGACGTGTTCGGCCTGGCCAGCTCCGGAACCAACGGCGGACAAACCGGCATTGCCCCATTCAGCATTGACATCATCGACCAGCTCCAGGTGGTGCTGTCGCCCTACGATGTCACCCTGGGCGGTTTTGCCGGCGGTGGAATCAACGCTGTCACCAAATCCGGGACCAACCGGTTCGCCGGAACGGCCTACTACTTCTTCCAGAACGAAGGCCTGGTGGGCAAAACCAACACTACTCTGACCAACCGCCTGGGCACTGATCAGGAGAAAGTTCCTGAATTTACGCAGTCAACCTATGGCGCTTCGCTGGGAGGCCCCATCATCAAAGACAAGGTCTTCTTCTTCGTCAACGCCGAGATTCAGGATGACCAGACCCCCGTGCCTTTCCAACTGGAAAACTACACTGGCCAGGACAACCGCGCTTCGGTCGCCGACCTGGAAAACCTGCGCAACTTCACCAGGAATACTTACGGTTATGACCCGGGCAGTTTCGGTTCTACCGTCGATGAGCTCCAGGGCCTGAAGCTGTTCGGCAAGATCGATATCAACCTGAACGAGAGCCACCGGCTGACGCTGCGCCACCAGTACACCAAGGCGGAGCAGTACGACCGCAACGCGGGCAGCAGCAACTCCATCAACTATTCCAACAACGGCGTATTTTTCCCCAGCAACACGAATTCTTCCGCGCTGGAATTGAACTCCCGCTTCAGCGACAAGCTATCCAACAACCTGATCATTGGTTTCACAGCAGTACGGGATGACCGCGACCCGCTGTCGGCTGACTTCCCTTACGTCATCATCAATGACCAGAACAATGGCCAGATATTCATGGGCTCCGAACAGTTTTCAACGGCCAATGACCTGAGCCAGGATATCTTTACCATTACGGACAACTTCAAGATTTACAATGGCAATCATACCATTACCATTGGCACGCACAACGAATTTTACAGCATTTACAACCTGTTCATCGGCCAGAACTACGGCACTTACCGTTTCGCCAGCATAGACGACTTCATCAACGGCGCCCCGGCTATCGAGTATGACCGGTCTTACTCTTTGGTCGACGACCTTACCGGTGACGGTTCTAAAGCTGCGGCTGATTTCAACGCTATGCAACTTGGCCTTTATGCACAGGACGAATGGGCGGTCAACAAGCGCTTTACGCTTACTGCCGGCCTGCGGTTAGACCTTCCGGTCATCACTTCCGACCCGGCAGAAGACACCAATTTTAACGATGTTGCGCTTCCCAAGATGCAGGCTGCCTATGAGGTTGCCAAAAATGTAGAAGCCGGCAAAGCTCCGGACGGACAGCTGATGTTTTCGCCACGCCTCGGATTTGACTATGATTTAAGCGGCAACCGCAGCACCGTCCTTCGGGGCGGCCTGGGTGTTTTCACCAGCCGTATCCCGTTCGTATGGCCGGGCGCCATGTTCACCAACAACGGCCTCACCATTGGCCGGGTTGACGAACGCAACATCGCTCAGGTGAATTTCATCCCGGATATCCAAAAGCAGTACACCAACCCGGATTTTGCGATTCCTTCCGGCCAGATTGACCTCTTTACCAAGGATTTCAAATATCCGCAGGTATTCCGCACCAACCTCGCCATTGACCACGAGTTGCCCGGCGGCATCCTGGCTTCGTTGGAAGGCCTCTACACCAAGACGCTCAACAACGTGGTCTACACCAACATCAACTCCGACCCTACGGTAGATTTCACCTGGACCGGATCTCCGGACAACCGGCCGGTTTACGGCCGAGACAATCTCGATAACACCTATGGCGCCGGCGTCTACGTAGGCTCCAATACCAGCGAGGGCTATACCTATACGGTGACGGCCAGCCTGGAGAAGAATTTCCCCTTTGGCCTGAATGCGTTTCTTGCCTACACCTACGGCGATGCGGAAGCAGTGACCGAAGGTACTTCTTCCCAGAACTCTTCCCAGTGGAGGGGCCAGAACAACATCAGAGGCCGGAACTTCCCGTTGTACGGCCGTTCTGACTTTTCTCTCGGCCACCGCGTCGTTTCTTCTTTGAGCTACAAGCTGAGATGGAATGCTGAAGAAAATGCCGCTACGACTTTCGCCCTGTTCTTCAACGGGCAGTCCGGCCAGGCGTTCTCCTATGTCATCTCCGGCAGCAACGCCAGGAACCTGAACAACGAGACCGGCAGCACCAGCCGCAACCGGAGCCTGGCTTTCGTGCCAGCTTCCGCCGACCAGATCAACCTGGTGGATTATACGCTGAGCAACGGCACCGTTGTCACCGCCGCCCAGCAGTGGGCCAACCTGGATGCTTTCATCAAGGACGATTCGTACCTCAAGGACAAAAGAGGCGATTATGCGGAGAAAAACGGCGCCCGCGCCCCGTTCACGGGTATCTTCGACTTCGCCATTCGCCAGGATTTCGGCATCAACGCCGGCGGCAATACGCACAAGCTGCAGCTGTCTCTCGACATCTTCAACTTTGCCAACCTGTTGAATTCCGACTGGGGCGTGATCTACGGCATCCCCGGCGATTTCCAGAACTACGACTGGTACCAGTTTGAAGGGTATGAGGCAGACGGCACGACG